A single Bosea sp. PAMC 26642 DNA region contains:
- the amaB gene encoding L-piperidine-6-carboxylate dehydrogenase, protein MTSPLPQDALALLKRLGVTDAAFAPKGLTAHSPITGETVATLKETSPAEAEAAIGRAQSAFLLWRKVPAPRRGEFVRLLGEELRAAKDDLGLLVTLEAGKVTSEGLGEVQEMIDICDFAVGLSRQLYGLTIATERPNHRMMETWHPLGVCGVISAFNFPVAVWSWNAALAFVCGDSVVWKPSEKTPLTGIAVQAIVEKTMKRFGPEAPAGLSEVLIGGREIGDILVSDHRVPVVSATGSTRMGKEVGQKLASRFARAILELGGNNAAIVAPSADLDIALRGIAFAAMGTAGQRCTTLRRLIVHESVYDALIPKLIKVYGSVTIGDPRKAGVLVGPLVDEAAHQAMQKALSEARAEGGTVHGGEQVEVGAGGFYVRPSLVEMPSQCGPVERETFAPILYVMKYKTLEQAIAIQNAVGAGLSSSIFTLDMREAEAFISAEGSDCGIANVNIGPSGAEIGGAFGGEKETGGGREAGSDAWKAYMRRATNTLNYGTTLPLAQGVSFDVDA, encoded by the coding sequence ATGACCTCTCCCCTGCCCCAGGACGCGCTCGCACTGCTCAAGCGCCTCGGCGTCACCGACGCCGCCTTTGCCCCGAAGGGCCTGACCGCTCATTCGCCGATCACGGGCGAGACCGTCGCGACGCTGAAGGAGACCAGCCCTGCCGAGGCTGAGGCCGCCATAGGTCGAGCCCAGTCGGCGTTCCTGCTGTGGCGCAAGGTGCCGGCACCGCGCCGTGGCGAGTTCGTGCGTCTGCTCGGCGAAGAGCTGCGCGCCGCCAAGGACGATCTCGGCCTGCTGGTGACGCTTGAGGCCGGCAAGGTCACCTCCGAGGGCCTGGGCGAAGTCCAGGAAATGATCGACATCTGCGATTTTGCCGTCGGCCTGTCGCGCCAGCTCTACGGCCTGACGATCGCGACCGAGCGGCCGAACCACCGCATGATGGAGACCTGGCATCCGCTGGGTGTCTGCGGCGTGATCTCGGCCTTCAACTTCCCCGTCGCGGTTTGGTCGTGGAACGCGGCGCTCGCCTTCGTCTGCGGCGACAGCGTCGTCTGGAAGCCATCGGAGAAGACGCCGCTGACCGGCATCGCCGTGCAGGCGATCGTCGAGAAGACGATGAAGCGCTTCGGCCCCGAGGCGCCGGCCGGCCTCTCCGAAGTCCTGATCGGCGGGCGTGAGATCGGCGATATCCTGGTCAGCGACCATCGTGTGCCGGTCGTCTCCGCCACGGGCTCGACCCGGATGGGCAAGGAGGTCGGCCAGAAGCTCGCAAGCCGCTTCGCCCGCGCCATCCTCGAACTCGGCGGCAACAATGCCGCGATCGTGGCACCCTCGGCTGATTTGGACATCGCGCTGCGTGGAATCGCGTTTGCGGCGATGGGCACGGCCGGACAGCGCTGCACCACCCTGCGCCGCCTGATCGTGCATGAGAGCGTTTATGACGCGCTGATCCCCAAGCTCATCAAGGTCTATGGCTCGGTGACGATCGGCGATCCGCGCAAGGCCGGCGTGCTGGTAGGCCCGCTGGTCGATGAAGCCGCCCATCAGGCCATGCAGAAGGCGCTCTCCGAGGCCAGGGCCGAGGGCGGCACCGTCCATGGCGGCGAGCAGGTCGAGGTCGGCGCTGGCGGTTTCTATGTCCGTCCGTCGCTGGTCGAAATGCCGTCGCAATGCGGCCCGGTCGAGCGCGAGACCTTCGCGCCGATCCTCTATGTGATGAAGTATAAGACGCTGGAACAGGCCATCGCGATCCAGAACGCGGTCGGCGCCGGCCTGTCCTCCTCGATCTTCACGCTCGACATGCGCGAGGCCGAGGCCTTCATTTCGGCGGAAGGTTCCGATTGCGGCATCGCCAACGTCAATATCGGCCCATCGGGTGCGGAGATCGGCGGGGCCTTCGGCGGCGAGAAGGAGACCGGCGGCGGCCGCGAGGCCGGCTCCGACGCCTGGAAAGCCTATATGCGCCGCGCCACGAATACGCTCAACTACGGCACGACATTGCCGCTGGCGCAGGGCGTCAGCTTCGATGTGGATGCGTAA
- the gcvA gene encoding transcriptional regulator GcvA, with protein MDFEIIPGRLSVPSLSSLAAFEAAARHGSFTRAAEELNLTQGAISRQVAHLEQVLGLALFERIRKRVSLTPAGAAYAADIRDGLSRLAAATVSAMAFRGAAGVLNLAILPTFGTRWLIPRLPRFTEAHPGITINFATKLVPFDFSREQLDAAIHFGDPVWPGALLHRLMGEEIVPVASPSLIARLGLKVPVDMLRAPLLQQSTRPRAWANWLEQQGLPPQRALMGPRFEQFAMVSQAAVAGLGLAIVPRFLIEEELRSGSLVIPFDRPVTGTEGYYLVYPETRAELPAVIAFRDWLLGECAAAN; from the coding sequence ATGGATTTCGAGATCATCCCCGGCCGGCTTTCGGTGCCCTCGCTCTCGTCGCTTGCTGCCTTCGAGGCTGCGGCGCGCCATGGCAGCTTTACGCGTGCCGCGGAGGAACTCAACCTCACCCAAGGTGCGATCAGCCGTCAGGTCGCCCATCTCGAGCAGGTGCTGGGGCTCGCCCTCTTCGAGCGTATTCGCAAGCGGGTCAGCCTGACGCCTGCCGGTGCGGCCTATGCGGCCGATATCCGCGACGGGCTCTCGCGGCTGGCGGCGGCGACCGTTTCGGCCATGGCGTTTCGAGGCGCCGCCGGCGTGCTCAACCTCGCCATCCTGCCGACTTTCGGCACGCGCTGGCTGATCCCGCGCCTGCCACGTTTTACCGAGGCGCATCCGGGAATCACCATCAATTTCGCCACGAAACTGGTGCCGTTCGATTTCAGCCGCGAGCAACTCGATGCCGCCATCCATTTCGGCGATCCCGTCTGGCCCGGCGCGCTCCTGCACCGGCTGATGGGAGAGGAGATCGTGCCCGTCGCGTCTCCCTCGCTGATAGCGCGCCTCGGCCTCAAGGTCCCGGTGGATATGCTGCGCGCGCCGCTGCTGCAGCAATCGACGCGGCCGCGCGCCTGGGCCAACTGGCTGGAGCAGCAGGGCCTGCCGCCGCAGCGCGCGCTGATGGGGCCGCGCTTCGAGCAGTTCGCCATGGTTTCGCAGGCGGCCGTCGCCGGCCTCGGCCTCGCCATCGTGCCGCGCTTCCTGATCGAGGAGGAACTGCGTTCGGGTTCGCTGGTCATCCCGTTCGACCGGCCGGTCACCGGCACCGAAGGCTATTATCTGGTCTATCCCGAGACGCGTGCGGAGCTGCCGGCCGTCATCGCCTTTCGCGACTGGCTGCTGGGCGAATGTGCCGCCGCCAACTGA
- a CDS encoding NAD(P)/FAD-dependent oxidoreductase, with protein MSSSSESVDVVICGGGVIGSSVAYHLAADPGFTGKVVVVEKDPTYRLAASALSAASIRQQYSSAVNIRISLHGIAFLRNIGTHLAVDEDVPVIDLHEGGYLYLASEEGAPVLAANQKLQVAEGADVALYAAEMLRSKFSWLNTSDITCGTLGISGEGWFDGWAVLQAFRKKARSLGVEYRQGEVARYIVEGGRVAAVELADGSRIACGAAVNASGTHGARLAATAGVAIPVRSMKRYVFSFTCKGAVDNCPLLIDTSGVWCRPEGKRGSDGQLFIGSCYPLSAEQDQEWIETDPSVEDVDWAFFEETVWPTLAHRIPAFEEIRPGRAWAGPYDMNELDHNAIIGPAVGAPNLHLANGFSGHGLQQAPAVGRGLAEHILHGAYRTLDLADLGHERIVARRPLLETNVI; from the coding sequence ATGTCGTCTTCTTCCGAAAGCGTCGATGTCGTGATTTGCGGGGGCGGCGTGATCGGCTCTTCCGTCGCCTATCATCTGGCGGCCGATCCCGGCTTCACCGGCAAGGTCGTCGTGGTCGAGAAGGATCCAACCTACCGGCTCGCGGCCTCCGCACTCTCAGCAGCCTCGATCCGCCAGCAATATTCGAGCGCCGTGAACATCCGGATCTCGCTGCATGGCATCGCATTTTTGCGCAACATCGGGACGCATCTCGCCGTGGATGAAGACGTGCCGGTCATCGATCTGCACGAGGGCGGATATCTGTATCTCGCAAGCGAGGAGGGTGCCCCTGTCCTGGCCGCGAACCAGAAGCTCCAGGTAGCCGAAGGTGCCGATGTTGCGCTTTATGCTGCAGAAATGCTGCGCAGCAAATTCAGCTGGCTAAATACATCCGATATCACCTGCGGCACCCTGGGCATTAGCGGAGAGGGCTGGTTCGACGGCTGGGCCGTGCTGCAGGCCTTCCGCAAGAAGGCGCGTTCGCTTGGCGTCGAATATCGGCAGGGCGAAGTCGCGCGCTACATTGTCGAGGGCGGGCGCGTGGCTGCCGTCGAGCTTGCCGACGGCAGCCGCATCGCCTGCGGCGCGGCGGTGAACGCCTCGGGGACGCATGGCGCCAGGCTGGCCGCCACCGCCGGCGTCGCGATCCCGGTTCGGTCGATGAAGCGCTACGTCTTCAGCTTCACCTGCAAGGGCGCGGTCGACAACTGCCCGCTGCTGATCGACACGAGCGGCGTCTGGTGCAGGCCCGAGGGTAAACGCGGCAGCGACGGCCAGCTCTTCATCGGCAGTTGTTATCCGCTCAGCGCCGAGCAGGACCAGGAGTGGATCGAGACCGATCCGTCCGTCGAGGATGTCGATTGGGCCTTCTTCGAGGAGACGGTCTGGCCGACGCTCGCCCACCGCATCCCGGCCTTCGAGGAAATCCGGCCCGGCCGGGCCTGGGCCGGCCCCTACGACATGAACGAGCTTGATCACAACGCGATCATCGGCCCGGCGGTCGGCGCGCCCAACCTCCATCTCGCCAACGGCTTCTCCGGCCACGGCCTGCAGCAGGCGCCGGCGGTCGGGCGCGGGCTCGCCGAGCACATTTTGCATGGCGCTTATCGCACGCTCGATCTGGCCGATCTCGGCCATGAGCGCATCGTCGCGCGCAGGCCCTTGCTGGAAACGAATGTCATCTGA
- a CDS encoding alpha/beta fold hydrolase translates to MAIDRRSFVAALAAVAATSVVSGRSATAKAALTPARNVVLVHGLFADGSCWTEVIARLQAAGLNVTSVQNPLTTLPDAVASAERVLARQDGPTVLVGHSFSGMIVTEAGLHPNVSALVYVAARAPDAAEDYTALAKTFPTPPATAGIVFDGDEGRLSEAAFLRDFAGDLPQAEAKVLYAVQQPFQKALLAGKTTQAAWRSKPSFYAVSTQDRTINPDLERFMARRMGARTIEVEASHLSLISRAQEISDLILEAAGQPA, encoded by the coding sequence ATGGCGATCGACAGGCGTAGTTTTGTTGCGGCTCTGGCCGCCGTTGCCGCAACCTCGGTGGTGTCCGGCCGGAGCGCGACAGCGAAGGCGGCCCTCACTCCCGCTCGTAACGTCGTGCTGGTGCACGGACTGTTCGCCGACGGTTCGTGCTGGACAGAGGTGATTGCCCGGCTTCAAGCCGCCGGGCTCAATGTCACTTCCGTGCAGAATCCTCTGACGACGCTGCCCGATGCCGTGGCCTCGGCCGAGCGGGTGCTGGCGCGGCAGGATGGACCGACTGTGCTGGTCGGGCACTCCTTCTCGGGCATGATCGTGACCGAGGCCGGCCTGCACCCCAATGTCTCGGCACTGGTCTATGTCGCGGCACGGGCTCCGGATGCAGCGGAAGACTATACGGCGCTGGCCAAGACCTTCCCGACGCCGCCGGCGACGGCCGGCATCGTCTTCGACGGGGACGAGGGGCGCCTCAGCGAGGCCGCATTCCTGCGCGACTTCGCCGGCGATCTGCCGCAGGCCGAAGCGAAGGTGCTTTATGCGGTGCAGCAACCCTTCCAGAAAGCGCTGCTGGCCGGCAAGACGACTCAGGCGGCATGGCGCTCAAAGCCAAGCTTCTATGCCGTTTCGACTCAGGACCGGACGATCAATCCCGATCTCGAACGCTTCATGGCCAGGCGCATGGGAGCCAGAACCATCGAAGTCGAGGCCAGCCACCTGTCGCTGATATCCCGCGCCCAGGAGATCAGCGATCTGATTCTTGAAGCCGCGGGCCAACCCGCCTGA
- a CDS encoding DinB family protein: MIDPAFVKTMARYNAWQNDNLYAAAASLSDEARRLERGAFFGSIHGTFCHLLWGDRMWLSRFTGTPKPLVPGSESARMIEGWSELLAERRATDALIGEWAATLSPDWLASDLTWFSGATQREMSKPVGLLVAHMFNHQTHHRGQVHAMLTAAGARPSDTDLMLVEDWS, translated from the coding sequence ATGATTGATCCGGCCTTCGTTAAGACCATGGCTCGCTACAATGCATGGCAGAACGACAATCTGTATGCGGCTGCCGCGAGCTTGAGCGACGAGGCGCGGCGGCTGGAGCGCGGCGCCTTCTTCGGTTCGATCCACGGTACGTTCTGCCATCTACTATGGGGCGACCGGATGTGGCTCTCGCGTTTCACGGGCACGCCGAAGCCGTTGGTTCCGGGCAGTGAGTCGGCCCGGATGATCGAGGGATGGTCGGAACTCCTAGCCGAGCGGCGGGCCACCGACGCGCTGATCGGCGAATGGGCGGCGACGCTCTCGCCGGATTGGCTTGCCAGCGATCTGACGTGGTTTTCCGGCGCGACGCAGCGCGAGATGAGCAAGCCGGTCGGTCTGCTGGTGGCCCATATGTTCAATCACCAGACCCATCATCGTGGCCAGGTTCATGCGATGCTTACGGCGGCGGGTGCAAGGCCGAGCGACACGGACCTGATGCTGGTCGAAGACTGGAGCTGA
- a CDS encoding hydrogen peroxide-inducible genes activator — protein MITLKQLRYFAAVARHRHFGRAAQECHVSQPALSLQIQELESYLGCQLIERRRNAIALTETGIEIAGRAQRILLETSDLVDQARHRPGLLSGELDLGVIPSIAPYLLPATLPALQRRHPDLDLRLRETQTATLLDELADGQLDVALLSLPVERAGLETLPLFDDPFLLVVPAGPAAHGAAFTPETALSGDTMLLLEEGHCLRDQALSFCGSTRLESRRQYGASSLSTIMQMVANGFGTTLMPAMALPVELRPDMPVKLFRFGEPEPRRSIGLVWRKSSPRRQDFEALGRILSEVGLGIAAAGERGLGAEPELISLR, from the coding sequence ATGATCACCTTGAAGCAGCTTCGCTATTTCGCCGCCGTGGCGCGACACCGCCATTTCGGGCGGGCTGCACAGGAATGCCATGTCAGCCAGCCGGCTCTTTCGCTGCAGATCCAGGAGTTGGAAAGCTATCTCGGCTGCCAGCTCATCGAGCGGCGGCGCAACGCCATCGCGCTCACTGAAACCGGCATCGAGATCGCCGGGCGGGCCCAGCGCATCCTGCTGGAGACGAGCGATCTGGTCGACCAGGCCCGGCATCGGCCCGGCCTGCTCAGCGGCGAACTCGACCTCGGCGTCATTCCCTCGATCGCGCCCTACCTGCTGCCGGCGACGCTGCCGGCGCTGCAACGGCGCCATCCCGATCTCGATCTGCGCCTGCGCGAGACGCAGACGGCGACACTGCTGGACGAATTGGCGGATGGCCAGCTGGACGTCGCGCTGCTCTCTCTGCCGGTCGAGCGGGCGGGCTTGGAGACACTGCCGCTTTTCGACGATCCTTTTCTGCTGGTGGTGCCGGCCGGCCCGGCGGCCCATGGCGCGGCTTTCACTCCCGAGACGGCACTGTCCGGCGATACCATGCTGCTGCTGGAGGAAGGGCATTGCCTGCGCGATCAGGCGCTCAGCTTCTGCGGCTCGACGCGGCTGGAATCGCGCCGGCAATACGGCGCCTCCAGCCTCTCGACGATCATGCAGATGGTGGCCAACGGGTTTGGGACGACGCTGATGCCGGCGATGGCACTGCCGGTCGAACTCAGGCCCGACATGCCGGTGAAACTGTTCCGCTTCGGCGAGCCGGAGCCGCGCCGTTCGATCGGCCTGGTCTGGCGCAAGAGTTCGCCGCGCCGTCAGGATTTCGAGGCGCTCGGGCGCATCCTCTCCGAAGTCGGCCTCGGCATCGCGGCCGCTGGCGAACGCGGCCTGGGGGCCGAGCCCGAATTGATCAGCCTGCGCTGA
- a CDS encoding catalase, with protein sequence MSKNPTMTTTAGAPIPDNQNSITAGERGPVLLQDYQLLEKLAHQNRERIPERAVHAKGWGAHGTLTITGDISKYTKAKVLQPGATTPMIARFSTVAGEMGAADAERDVRGFSLKFYTEEGNWDLVGNNTPVFFVRDPVKFPDFIHTQKRHPKTNMRSPTAMWDFWSLSPESLHQVTILMSDRGLPTDVRHINGYGSHTFSLWNDAGERYWVKFHFKTLQGHRHWTNDEASVVVGKTRESTQEDLFNAIENGDFPRWKMQVQIMPELDAEKTSYNPFDLTKVWPHSEYPVIDIGVFELNRNAENYFAEIENAAYSPSNIVPGIGFSPDKMLQARIFSYADAHRHRLGTHYENIPVNQPKVPVAHYHRDGQMNTYGGIRTGHPDAYYEPNSFGGPVEQPSAKEPPLRISGDAARYNHRIGNDDYSQPRALFNLFDAGQKERLFSNIAAAMGGIPLEIEERQLVHFDRIHPDYGNGVRRALSQADGTERPGISVTPATPQQAAE encoded by the coding sequence ATGTCGAAGAACCCGACCATGACGACGACGGCCGGCGCGCCGATTCCCGACAACCAGAATTCGATCACCGCCGGCGAGCGCGGCCCGGTCCTGCTGCAGGACTACCAGCTTCTCGAAAAGCTCGCCCACCAGAACCGCGAGCGCATCCCCGAGCGCGCTGTCCATGCCAAGGGCTGGGGCGCGCATGGCACGCTGACCATCACCGGCGATATCTCGAAATACACCAAGGCCAAGGTGCTGCAGCCCGGCGCGACGACGCCGATGATCGCGCGCTTCTCCACCGTGGCCGGCGAAATGGGCGCGGCCGATGCCGAGCGCGACGTGCGCGGCTTTTCGCTGAAGTTCTATACGGAAGAAGGAAACTGGGACTTAGTCGGCAACAATACGCCGGTGTTCTTCGTACGCGATCCCGTCAAGTTCCCCGACTTTATCCACACCCAGAAGCGCCATCCCAAGACCAATATGCGCTCGCCCACCGCGATGTGGGATTTCTGGTCGCTCAGCCCTGAGAGCCTGCACCAGGTCACGATCCTGATGTCGGATCGCGGCCTCCCGACCGATGTGCGCCACATCAACGGCTATGGCTCGCACACCTTCTCGCTTTGGAACGATGCCGGCGAGCGCTACTGGGTGAAGTTCCACTTCAAGACTTTGCAGGGCCACAGGCACTGGACCAATGACGAGGCCTCGGTCGTCGTCGGCAAGACCCGCGAATCGACGCAGGAAGACCTCTTCAACGCGATCGAGAACGGCGATTTCCCGCGCTGGAAGATGCAGGTCCAGATCATGCCCGAGCTCGACGCCGAGAAGACCTCCTACAACCCCTTCGACCTGACCAAGGTCTGGCCGCACAGCGAATACCCGGTGATCGATATCGGCGTCTTCGAACTCAACCGCAATGCGGAAAACTACTTCGCCGAGATCGAGAACGCGGCCTATTCGCCGTCAAACATCGTGCCGGGCATCGGCTTCTCGCCCGACAAGATGCTGCAGGCCCGAATCTTCTCCTATGCCGATGCCCATCGCCACCGGCTCGGCACCCACTACGAGAACATCCCGGTCAATCAGCCCAAGGTTCCGGTCGCGCATTATCATCGCGATGGCCAGATGAACACCTATGGCGGCATCAGGACCGGCCATCCCGACGCCTATTACGAGCCCAACTCCTTCGGCGGTCCGGTCGAGCAGCCCTCCGCCAAGGAGCCGCCGCTGCGGATTTCGGGCGATGCCGCCCGCTACAACCACCGCATCGGCAATGACGACTATTCGCAGCCGCGCGCGCTCTTCAACCTGTTCGACGCCGGCCAGAAGGAGCGGCTGTTTTCCAACATCGCTGCGGCGATGGGCGGCATCCCGCTGGAGATCGAGGAGCGCCAGCTCGTCCATTTCGACAGGATCCACCCCGATTACGGCAATGGCGTGCGTCGCGCCTTGTCGCAGGCAGACGGCACCGAGCGGCCGGGCATCTCGGTGACCCCCGCGACCCCGCAGCAGGCCGCCGAATGA